The genome window GCAGACAGCGGACGACCCGTATCGATTCCTGCCAACGCTCGGCGAAATCGACATGCACCTTATCGCCGAAGGCCGGCACGAGACGCTGTGGACTGCTCTCGGGGCGCACGTGCGGCGTTATGCCTCCGCCCTTGGCGAGGTGTCGGGCGTCAGTTTCGCAGTATGGGCACCCAATGCCCAGGCGGTGCGTGTGAAGGCCGATTTCAACGGCTGGGATGGCTCCGTCCATGCCATGCGCTCGCTGGGTAGCTCCGGTATTTGGGAGCTGTTCGTGCCCGGCGCCGAAGCAGGAGCCTGCTACAAGTTTGAAATCCTTGGCAGGGATGGGCAATGGCGGGAGAAAGCCGACCCCATGGCTCGGGGAACAGAGGTTCCGCCGCTCACAGGGTCGCGCGTGGTTGAGTCGCGCTACTCCTTCGGTGACGACACCTGGATGCAGGAGCGCAAGACAAAGGACCCGCACAACGGGCCGATGAGTGTCTACGAGGTCCACCTCGGCTCCTGGCGGCTAGGGCTGAATTACAGGCAGCTCGCCGAGCAACTGGTGGAGTACGTGACCTGGCAGGGCTTTACCCACGTCGAACTCATGCCCGTTGCGGAGCACCCTTTCGGCGGCTCCTGGGGTTATCAGGTGACGTCCTACTTCGCACCAACGTCACGCTTCGGCCATCCGGACGATTTCAAGTATCTGGTGGACAAGCTGCACCAGGCCGGCATCGGCGTCATCATGGACTGGGTCCCCGCGCACTTCCCGAAGGACGAGTGGGCGCTGGCCCGTTTCGACGGCGAAACCCTGTACGAGCACGGTAATCCCCAGCTCGGCGAGCACCCGGACTGGGGCACGCTGATCTTTGATTTCGGTCGACGCGAGGTACGGAACTTCCTAGTTGCCAACGCCCTCTACTGGTTGGAGGAGTTCCACATCGACGGCCTGCGTGTCGACGCAGTGGCATCGATGCTGTACCTCGACTACTCACGTCAGGACGGCCAGTGGCAGCCGAACCGCTACGGCGGACGGGAGAACCTTGAAGCCATCTCATTTCTCCAGGAAGTCAACGCGACGGCTTACAAGCGCGTGCCTGGGATTGTGATGATCGCTGAGGAGTCAACAGCGTTCGACGGCGTCACGCGCCCCACGTCGCACGGTGGCCTGGGTTTCGGGATCAAGTGGAATATGGGCTGGATGCATGACTCGCTTCAGTACATCTCCGAAGACCCGATCAACCGGATGTACCACCACGGCAAAGCCACGTTCTCGATGGTGTACGCGTATACCGAGAACTTCATGTTGCCGATCAGTCATGACGAGGTTGTTCACGGCAAGGGCTCCCTGCTTCGCAAGATGCCAGGGGACCGTTGGCAACAGCTTGCGAACGTCCGCGCTTACCTGGCATTCCAGTGGGCGCACCCCGGCAAGCAGCTGATTTTCATGGGCTCAGAGTTCGCCCAGGAATCAGAATGGTCCGAACAACGCGGCCTGGACTGGTGGGTTGCCGAGACCATCCCTCACAAGGGAGTGCAGGAACTCGTTCGGAAGCTCAACACGGTTTATCGCAATACGCCGGCGCTGTACGTCCGCGACAACGATCCCTCAGGTTTCCAATGGATCAACGAAAACGACGGCGCCCGCAACACGCTGTCCTTCATTCGTTGGGACACCCAGGGCAACCCCGTTGTTTGTATCGCTAACTTCTCGGGGGCGCCTCATGAGGGGTACCGGGTTGGGATGCCCTGGGCCGGTCAGTGGACGGAACTGCTCAACACCGACGCCGAGGAGTATGGCGGTTCAGGGGTAGCGAACGTGGGCACCATTGAGGCTATCGAGGGGGCGCAAAACGGTCTGCCGGCCTATGCCGACCTGCGGGTGCCGCCGCTTGGTGTCCTGTACCTGACACCAGCCCAGGGGTGAGTGTTCCGGCTCGCGCCGGACGGTAGCAAAGCTGTCCCCGGCGGTGGATTTACAAATCCGCCGTCGGGGTGCTAGAGTTTATTCCCGCGCCAACGAAGACCTTGTGTCCGGCCGACATTCACAACACGCGAAGCCAGAGTGATTCTGAGCGCCGCGATCTGTGTGAAGAAGGGCGGATTTGACGGGGTGGGGTTTGGTGGGTAAGTTAGAGAAGTTGCTCCGGAGCGATGATGCGGCCTTGAGGGTTGTGTTTGGTGCCGGGTGCTTCTGTTGTTTGAGAACTCAATAGTGTGCCATGTTTGTTGATACCGATTTTTTGATTGGTTGATTGCTGGTCATCCTGCCCCTGTGGGGTGGCTGGTTTTTAGCTGGTTTCGAATTTTGTGCAGCATGGGCCTTCTTTTTCCGGGGGTTTGTGTTGTGTCTGTATTTTTTACGGAGAGTTTGATCCTGGCTCAGGATGAACGCTGGCGGCGTGCTTAACACATGCAAGTCGAACGATGATCCCCAGCTTGCTGGGGGGATTAGTGGCGAACGGGTGAGTAACACGTGAGTAACCTGCCCTTGACTCTGGGATAAGCCTGGGAAACTGGGTCTAATACTGGATACGACCTTCTGGCGCATGCCATGTTGGTGGAAAGCTTTTGTGGTTTTGGATGGACTCGCGGCCTATCAGCTTGTTGGTGGGGTAATGGCCTACCAAGGCGACGACGGGTAGCCGGCCTGAGAGGGTGGACGGCCACACTGGGACTGAGACACGGCCCAGACTCCTACGGGAGGCAGCAGTGGGGAATATTGCACAATGGGCGCAAGCCTGATGCAGCGACGCCGCGTGAGGGATGAAGGCCTTCGGGTTGTAAACCTCTTTCAGTAGGGAAGAAGCGAAAGTGACGGTACCTGCAGAAGAAGCGCCGGCTAACTACGTGCCAGCAGCCGCGGTAATACGTAGGGCGCAAGCGTTATCCGGAATTATTGGGCGTAAAGAGCTCGTAGGCGGTTTGTCGCGTCTGCCGTGAAAGTCCGGGGCTTAACTCCGGATCTGCGGTGGGTACGGGCAGACTTGAGTGATGTAGGGGAGACTGGAATTCCTGGTGTAGCGGTGAAATGCGCAGATATCAGGAGGAACACCGATGGCGAAGGCAGGTCTCTGGGCATTAACTGACGCTGAGGAGCGAAAGCATGGGGAGCGAACAGGATTAGATACCCTGGTAGTCCATGCCGTAAACGTTGGGCACTAGGTGTGGGGGACATTCCACGTTTTCCGCGCCGTAGCTAACGCATTAAGTGCCCCGCCTGGGGAGTACGGCCGCAAGGCTAAAACTCAAAGGAATTGACGGGGGCCCGCACAAGCGGCGGAGCATGCGGATTAATTCGATGCAACGCGAAGAACCTTACCAAGGCTTGACATG of Arthrobacter sp. JZ12 contains these proteins:
- the glgB gene encoding 1,4-alpha-glucan branching protein GlgB codes for the protein MSTQRWFPAKGRDLTISQVGGFSLEDPAGEVGLEVYLVAVESGRRTDVVNVPLTFRTVPLAGAEAGLVGEANHPDLGTCYVYDGTHDPVFIAAWTELIRTGGKTADGGAEGTALGDFGSTAPVQPAADISVLGGEQSNTSVVIDAGGTPMILKFFRVLAAGESPDVQVSAKLTAAGSKDVPNTFGWVMGSWRDAQSQSERTTGHLSVLREFIPGSRDAWRNAVSALEAGRSFTGEASELGRVIARIHLQLAKAFGSRSATASETDEFRDSLAGRIEWAWREAGSVVGPYDGQIDAILTEVKGLDNLPELQRIHADLHLGQILATRDGGWLVLDFEGEPLRPAAERSVPDVPIRDVVGLVRSLEYAAGIGVHESTVSAEAAQTWSVEAVDAFLKGYSNEAATAVDRDGALFRALWLDKALYEVVYELRNRPDWVDVPVAAVRRMLKGGGSEPGHTSAQSIGTKGTTVDSAQQQETRESLDNPIPVDHDILHQVSEGRYYQPHAVLGAHLDQHGHVTIRTLRKLADSVTVVTGNGRVRLNHEHNGVWVGVLEAERAGHVPDYRLEVTYGGEPQTADDPYRFLPTLGEIDMHLIAEGRHETLWTALGAHVRRYASALGEVSGVSFAVWAPNAQAVRVKADFNGWDGSVHAMRSLGSSGIWELFVPGAEAGACYKFEILGRDGQWREKADPMARGTEVPPLTGSRVVESRYSFGDDTWMQERKTKDPHNGPMSVYEVHLGSWRLGLNYRQLAEQLVEYVTWQGFTHVELMPVAEHPFGGSWGYQVTSYFAPTSRFGHPDDFKYLVDKLHQAGIGVIMDWVPAHFPKDEWALARFDGETLYEHGNPQLGEHPDWGTLIFDFGRREVRNFLVANALYWLEEFHIDGLRVDAVASMLYLDYSRQDGQWQPNRYGGRENLEAISFLQEVNATAYKRVPGIVMIAEESTAFDGVTRPTSHGGLGFGIKWNMGWMHDSLQYISEDPINRMYHHGKATFSMVYAYTENFMLPISHDEVVHGKGSLLRKMPGDRWQQLANVRAYLAFQWAHPGKQLIFMGSEFAQESEWSEQRGLDWWVAETIPHKGVQELVRKLNTVYRNTPALYVRDNDPSGFQWINENDGARNTLSFIRWDTQGNPVVCIANFSGAPHEGYRVGMPWAGQWTELLNTDAEEYGGSGVANVGTIEAIEGAQNGLPAYADLRVPPLGVLYLTPAQG